A genome region from Trichoderma asperellum chromosome 7, complete sequence includes the following:
- the AXE1_2 gene encoding 1 carbohydrate esterase (CAZy:CE5~SECRETED:SignalP(1-20)), whose translation MPSVKNTITFLLGQALLATGSPVDVEKVEKRQCPKIHVFGARETTAPPGYGSSGTVVNLVISAHPGTTSEAINYPACGGQSSCGGVSYANSVVQGINAVVTAVNNFHNSCPNTQLVLVGYSQGGQIFDDAFCGGGDPAEGYGNTAVPLSAGAVSAIKAAIFMGDPRNIHGLPYNVGTCATQGFDPRPAGFSCPSASKIKSYCDASDPYCCNGNNPATHQGYGQEYGQQALAFINSKLS comes from the exons atgcCTTCAGTCAAGAACACCATCACCTTTTTGCTGGGTCAGGCTCTTCTTGCCACGGGTAGCCCAGTAGATGTTGAGAAAGTTGAGAAACGTCAATGCCCGAAGATTCATGTCTTCGGTGCTCGTGAGACTACGGCACCGCCGGGATATGGTTCATCTGGTACTGTTGTGAATCTGGTCATCTCAGCTCATCCTGGAACCACGTCCGAGGCCATCAACTACCCAGCTTGTGGTGGCCAGTCTTCTTGTGGCGGAGTTAGCTATGCCAACTCGGTTGTTCAAGGTATCAACGCAGTTGTCACGGCGGTGAACAACTTCCACAACTCTTGCCCAAACACACAGCTAGTCTTAGTCGGATACTCGCAG GGTGGCCAAATCTTTGATGACGCATTTTGCGGTGGAGGTGACCCTGCTGAGGGATATGGCAATACTGCTGTTCCTTTATCTGCAGGAGCAGTCTCTGCTATCAAGGCCGCAATCTTTATGGGAGACCCTCGAAACATTCACGGACTGCCGTACAATGTCGGAACCTGTGCTACCCAAGGT TTCGATCCCCGCCCAGCTGGCTTCTCTTGTCCCAGCGCATCCAAGATCAAGTCGTACTGTGATGCCTCAGACCCATACTGCTGCAATGGAAACAACCCTGCCACTCACCAAGGCTACGGCCAGGAGTACGGCCAGCAAGCCCTCGCTTTTATCAACAGCAAGCTCTCATAA
- a CDS encoding uncharacterized protein (EggNog:ENOG41) — translation MDTKAGIQELSVAHESTQLERIGQGRCGTVWATRCPKCDGHGHLAMKREDGSTGRSISHEYKMHQKLLRASSQSHPSSFAIPESFGFLNSQDSSTWSGILPRLPENYTACNAIVSEKIIPVQASTRRLLIRKFRPDVDEESAMNSSSNEHCLIRPYLGRRRYRTPETGTESRKRLRTFSLRNFPLHLDQMEQLGIDPSDYALVMADALAFMHWVAEVDGNDVEFVLARPRSKSNICKRPQVQSEDACLNNINILGPHAIWILDFDLCRDLTLDESGIEQACSAFWGNDPWYPRPGRLATADQKLWNIFEDRFLESSAKALATRSDQIKELPKLLMEKIRQAAATTSNDEIGDS, via the coding sequence ATGGACACGAAAGCTGGCATCCAGGAACTATCTGTCGCACATGAATCAACGCAGCTGGAAAGAATaggccaaggccgctgtGGAACAGTATGGGCAACTCGTTGTCCAAAATGCGACGGACATGGCCATCTGGCCATGAAACGCGAAGATGGAAGTACAGGAAGATCAATCTCTCACGAGTACAAGATGCATCAAAAATTGCTGAGAGCATCTTCGCAATCTCATCCTTCATCATTCGCCATCCCTGAGTCTTTCGGATTCCTCAATTCGCAAGATAGCTCAACATGGTCTGGCATCCTGCCAAGATTACCTGAAAATTACACAGCATGCAATGCTATTGTCAGTGAGAAGATCATACCGGTTCAGGCTTCCACTCGGAGACTCCTCATACGAAAATTCCGCCCCGACGTTGATGAAGAGAGCGCCATGAACAGTTCAAGCAACGAGCATTGTCTTATCCGACCATATCTTGGCCGCCGAAGGTATCGTACTCCCGAGACTGGTACAGAGTCGAGGAAGCGCCTGCGAACTTTCAGCCTTCGAAACTTTCCACTACATCTGGATCAGATGGAACAACTGGGCATTGATCCCAGTGATTATGCACTTGTCATGGCAGACGCTCTTGCTTTTATGCACTGGGTTGCAGAAGTAGATGGCAATGATGTTGAGTTTGTACTTGCTCGGCCGCGGAGCAAATCCAATATCTGCAAACGCCCCCAGGTGCAATCTGAGGATGCGTGTCTAAACAATATCAACATATTAGGCCCGCATGCAATTTGGATATTGGATTTTGACTTGTGCAGGGATTTGACTCTTGATGAAAGCGGTATTGAGCAAGCTTGCAGCGCTTTTTGGGGCAATGATCCATGGTATCCTCGGCCTGGCCGCTTGGCTACGGCTGATCAGAAGCTATGGAATATTTTTGAAGACCGATTTCTGGAATCGAGTGCCAAAGCTTTGGCAACGCGATCAGATCAAATCAAGGAGCTTCCCAAGCTGCTCATGGAGAAGATCAGGCAGGCTGCAGCCACTACTTCGAACGATGAAATTGGAGATTCCTAG
- a CDS encoding uncharacterized protein (MEROPS:MER0078983~TransMembrane:1 (n5-15c20/21o493-512i)~SECRETED:SignalP(1-20)) has protein sequence MRSNTVLLAPLALFASGALSFYPYTPPWLKEIEEKHAGEARRSVEDGVTFDIKRRASRRAPVSQEQKAAWQAALLSHKYGGDDDSSSSNKNTNLAKRDNKFNIMQAVDPNEPDTAGLDQDGTDYSYFVQAELGSQKKKMYMLLDTGAGSSWVMGTDCTSQACTLHDSFGPSDSSTLKTSSKTFNIAYGSGSVSGSLVNDTISVAGMSLTYQFGLASNTSSDFVHFAFDGILGMSMNSGANENFLSALGGAGLLDKSIFSVALSRASDGYNDGEVTFGATNPSRYTGAITYTSIPEGTDWSIPLDDMSYNGKKGNVGGINAYIDTGTSYIFGPSKNVKALHAVIDGAQSSDGVTWTVPCDTTTPLVATFSGVDFSISPKDWVSPKDSTGKCTSNVYGYEVVQGSWLFGDTFLKNVYAVFDKDQKRIGFAKRTNTSTGNKSIATATDSGVASATGAATGTSTFEPPSPTALGLSGQETSGAHPTQTRTSSSATSFLRTGSPTLVLCILPFLVLLV, from the exons ATGCGCTCCAACACCGTCTTGCTGGCGCCGCTGGCCCTGTTTGCTTCGGGTGCGCTCTCCTTCTATCCGTACACACCACCGTGGTtgaaggagattgaagagaaaCATGCCGGTGAGGCGAGGAGGAGTGTAGAAGATGGTGTGACGTTTGACATTAAGCGAAGAGCATCAAGACGG GCTCCCGTATCACAAGAACAAAAGGCTGCATGGCAGGCCGCCCTGCTATCTCACAAATacggcggcgacgatgatTCTTCGAGCTCGAACAAAAACACAAATCTTGCCAAGCGAGACAACAAGTTCAACATCATGCAGGCCGTCGATCCCAACGAACCAGACACCGCCGGCCTCGACCAAGACGGCACCGATTACTCGTATTTTGTCCAGGCGGAACTTGGCTcccagaagaaaaagatgtaCATGTTGCTCGATACTGGCGCTGGTTCCAGTTGGGTTATGGGTACCGACTGCACATCTCAAGCCTGCACGCTGCACGACTCCTTTGGGCCGAGCGATTCGAGCACCCTCAAAACCAGCTCCAAAACTTTCAACATTGCCTATGGATCTGGATCTGTCAGCGGCTCATTGGTCAACGACACCATTAGCGTCGCCGGCATGAGCTTGACATATCAGTTTGGTCTGGCCTCCAACACGTCTTCCGACTTTGTCCACTTTGCCTTTGACGGCATTCTTGGAATGTCCATGAATAGTGGCGCAAATGAAAACTTTCTTTCTGCATTGGGCGGTGCCGGCTTACTCGACAAGAGCATCTTTTCTGTTGCCCTGAGTCGAGCTTCCGATGGTTACAACGACGGCGAAGTTACCTTTGGTGCCACCAACCCGTCAAGATACACCGGCGCCATCACTTACACGAGTATCCCCGAGGGCACCGATTGGTCCATTCCCTTGGACGACATGTCCTATAACGGGAAGAAGGGAAATGTTGGTGGCATCAATGCCTACATCGACACAGGCACCTCCTACATCTTCGGCCCTTCAAAGAACGTCAAGGCGCTGCACGCCGTCATTGACGGAGCTCAGAGCTCGGATGGCGTCACTTGGACTGTTCCCTGCGATACCACTACTCCCCTGGTCGCTACCTTTTCTGGCGTCGACTTCAGCATCTCTCCCAAGGACTGGGTTTCCCCCAAGGATAGCACTGGAAAGTGTACAAGCAATGTCTATGGCTACGAGGTTGTCCAAGGCTCTTGGCTCTTTGGCGATACGTTTCTAAAGAACGTCTACGCCGTCTTTGACAAAGACCAGAAGCGAATTG GATTTGCCAAGCGTACCAACACTAGCACCGGGAACAAGAGCATTGCCACCGCCACGGATTCTGGTGTTGCTTCTGCTACCGGAGCAGCCACTGGCACCTCTACGTTCGAGCCTCCATCCCCAACCGCCTTGGGCCTCAGTGGCCAAGAGACATCAGGAGCTCACCCTACCCAAACACGAACCAGCTCCTCAGCCACCTCATTCCTCCGGACTGGCAGCCCGACCCTTGTTCTATGTATATTGCCGTTTCTTGTACTGCTGGTATGA
- a CDS encoding uncharacterized protein (EggNog:ENOG41~TransMembrane:1 (n11-22c26/27o224-245i)), whose product MADSKLPRFTVIIVGGSLVGLITALALEKAGIDHVLLEKGEIAPHLGASISIHPHTQRVMEQLGVWPEIKASALPLDIRHHYDENGKLFEHSTILQEISKMTSQRWTTFVERRFMLSCIYNQIEDKSRLRTQTCVTSFTETEDGVEVTTDKGEIIKGDILLGADGIHSTIRELIAEKLSITNAAASKEMRTGFTSTYHCIFATSKNARVSNGQQFLPNGGVHNVYYPGFSGVVAIGVPGFAYWFMFVKSDKKTRMPGIPKFTEEETEATIAKYGDYALGPGYTFKDLWDSRIKASMLSLEDGILKSKWNTGGRVALMGDSVHKSTINVGLGGNLAVEGVVHLVNELVPLVQQCEASGRKPTRNEITAALDAYEEKQRPHAKTIVTMSRYVTRYEAMETWWLRILRRVSPWISDKRKAKAFVGYINEAPRLNFLPDPDEKQKLV is encoded by the exons ATGGCGGACTCTAAATTGCCGCGGTTCACAGTAATCATCGTCGGCGGCAGTCTGGTCGGCCTCATAACAGCGTTGGCACTAGAAAAAGCTGGGATTGACCATGTTCTGTTAGAGAAGGGGGAGATTGCACCCCATCTGGGTGCCTCTATATCCATTCACCCACACACCCAGCGGGTAATGGAACAACTTGGTGTATGGCCCGAGATCAAAGCTAGCGCTCTGCCACTAGATATCCGGCACCACTATGATGAAAATGGAAAATTGTTTGAACATTCTACTATCTTGCAAGAAATTTCTAAGAT GACTTCTCAACGATGGACTACCTTTGTGGAACGAAGATTCATGCTTAGCTGTATCTATAACCAGATCGAGGACAAATCCCGTCTTCGGACACAAACATGTGTGACTTCGTTTACCGAGACAGAGGATGGTGTTGAGGTGACCACGGACAAAGGTGAAATCATCAAAGGAGATATTCTTCTTGGTGCGGATGGCATCCATAGTACAATACGGGAACTGATAGCGGAAAAGCTCTCCATCACCAACGCCGCCGCATCAAAAGAAATGCGAACTGGTTTCACAAGCACGTATCATTGTATATTTGCAACATCCAAAAATGCCAGGGTATCTAATGGTCAGCAATTTTTGCCCAATGGGGGTGTGCATAACGTCTATTACCCGGGTTTCTCTGGCGTTGTTGCTATAGGCGTCCCGGGCTTTGCCTATTGGTTTATGTTTGTCAAGAGTGATAAGAAAACAAGAATGCCCGGGATACCCAAATTCACCGAAGAAGAGACTGAGGCCACCATCGCCAAATATGGAGACTATGCACTTGGCCCAGGCTACACGTTCAAGGATTTATGGGATAGTAGAATCAAAGCGAGCATGCTATCCCTCGAAGATGGAATTTTGAAGTCAAAGTGGAATACAGGTGGTCGTGTGGCTCTAATGGGCGATTCAGTGCATAAATCGACAATTAACGTTGGCCTCGGTGGCAATTTAGCTGTTGAGGGTGTTGTTCATCTTGTTAATGAATTAGTACCCTTGGTACAACAATGCGAAGCAAGCGGAAGAAAGCCAACACGAAATGAGATTACGGCCGCCTTGGATGCCTACGAAGAGAAGCAGCGACCACATGCAAAGACGATTGTCACCATGTCCAGATATGTTACCCGCTATGAAGCAATGGAGACATGGTGGCTGAGGATTTTACGCCGTGTATCTCCATGGATCAGTGACAAGAGAAAAGCTAAAGCATTCGTTGGATATATCAACGAAGCGCCACGATTAAACTTTTTACCAGACCCAGACGAGAAACAGAAGTTGGTTTAA
- the GET1 gene encoding GET complex subunit get1 (TransMembrane:2 (i119-138o158-180i)~SECRETED:SignalP(1-20)) has protein sequence MANLMIIVFLIEATVKLINAIGAAKINDLLWTLINYLPVPTSKAAAEQRKLQAEYLAARREMNATSSQDEFAKWAKLRRKHDKLLEQLETSKKGLDSARSRFDSALTALRFLLTRAPQYIIPFWYATQPMFWLPHGWFPYYAEWIISFPRAPLGSVSIASWQLACTGIITLLMDIFTSLFKLAQGTKQKEAPVPAAGAEKSNKDAAPSPATDEKKTS, from the exons ATGGCGAACCTCATGATCATCGTGTTCCTCATCGAGGCCACCGTCAAGCTCATCAACGCAATCGGTGCAGCAAAGATCAACGACCTG CTATGGACCCTCATCAACTACCTCCCCGTGCCGACCtccaaggccgccgccgagcAGCGAAAACTGCAGGCCGAATACCTCGCCGCGCGCCGAGAGATGAACGCCACAAGCAGCCAGGACGAGTTTGCAAAGTGGGCAAAGCTGAGGCGCAAGCACGACAAGCTGCTTGAGCAGCTCGAGACATCCA AAAAGGGACTCGACTCGGCCCGCTCCAGGTTCGACAGCGCCCTGACAGCCTTGCGCTTCCTCCTCACCCGCGCGCCGCAATACATCATCCCCTTCTGGTACGCCACGCAGCCCATGTTCTGGCTGCCGCACGGCTGGTTTCCCTACTACGCCGAGTGGATCATCTCGTTCCCGCGAGCTCCCTTGGGAAGCGTTAGCATCGCCTCCTGGCAGCTCGCGTGCACAGGCATCATCACGCTGCTTATGGATATCTTTACGTCCCTCTTCAAGCTCGCCCAGGGCACGAAGCAGAAGGAAGCTCCTGTCCCAGCTGCTGGTGCGGAGAAGAGCAACAAGGATGCCGCCCCGAGTCCTGCTacggacgagaagaagacttCATAG
- a CDS encoding uncharacterized protein (EggNog:ENOG41) produces MSSKIVQNEEDPFEIYDLDSGRKLLHEYSGIPDEDMRDHIELIRPYPCIRRYRFLDLIMMTTDVYQEVLDRVKKGEKFMDLGCCFGQEIRQLVHDGAPSANTYGSDLWEDFLSIGYELFKDKDRLETKFIAADIFDDSSPLVGLTGKMNIIYVGDFFHLFSLEEQENAATRVAQLLAPQPGSLIIGRQSGSEIAGEYSRASDTSGRRHFQHNPQSWKELWERIGEKTGIKWSTEVNICPEFKFKSAVREDKSSEVQRLMSAKGLRFIIRQL; encoded by the exons ATGTCTAGCAAAATCGTTCAAAATGAAGAGGATCCATTCGAGATCTATGATCTCGATTCCGGGCGGAAGCTGCTGCACGAGTACAGCGGAATTCCCGATGAAGATATGAGGGATCATATTGAATTAATT CGACCTTATCCATGCATTAGACGGTACCGTTTCTTGGATCTGATCATGATGACCACGGATGTGTATCAAGAAGTCTTGGATCGAGTAAAAAAGGGTGAAAAATTCATGGACCTGGGCTGTTGCTTTGGCCAAGAGATTCGCCAACTTGTCCACGACGGCGCGCCTTCTGCCAATACATATGGCTCCGATCTTTGGGAAGACTTTCTGTCCATCGGCTAcgaattatttaaagacaaAGACCGACTGGAAACTAAATTTATAGCGGCTGACATCTTTGATGATTCTTCTCCGCTTGTGGGATTGACTGGAAAGATGAATATCATTTATGTTGGGGATTTTTTCCACCTCTTTAGTCTTGAAGAACAGGAGAATGCTGCAACCAGAGTCGCTCAGCTGTTGGCCCCACAACCTGGTTCTCTAATTATTGGAAGACAGTCAGGTAGTGAGATTGCAGGGGAATATTCGCGGGCTAGTGATACCAGCGGGAGGAGGCACTTTCAGCATAATCCCCAAAGCTGGAAAGAGCTGTGGGAGCGCATTGGCGAGAAAACGGGGATTAAATGGTCGACAGAGGTGAATATATGCCCCGAATTCAAGTTCAAATCCGCTGTGCGGGAAGACAAGTCAAGTGAGGTTCAACGTCTCATGAGCGCCAAGGGGTTGAGATTTATCATCAGGCAGTTGTAG
- a CDS encoding uncharacterized protein (EggNog:ENOG41) produces MSTLASQLSAIVEKVNQNAPAPVVSAIKESIASLKATFDKNDSIQIGASLPSFKLPNALGKEVTSDSLLAKGPVLITFYRGDWCPFCNLALRSLQLHLDEFHAKGVTIVAISPELPNSSLSTAEKNDLKFEVLSDVGNKFARQLGIVWDQPQSVEPIFNAFEIDLKVRNGDDSMAVPIPTTILVDTKGVVRNIHIDPDYRQRLETTTALAWVDSL; encoded by the coding sequence ATGTCTACCCTAGCTTCCCAGCTGTCTGCGATTGTCGAGAAAGTCAACCAAAACGCGCCTGCTCCAGTCGTTTCAGCCATCAAAGAATCAATTGCCAGTTTGAAAGCCACTTTTGATAAAAATGATTCTATTCAAATTGgagcttctcttccaagtTTCAAGCTGCCCAATGCCCTTGGCAAAGAAGTGACTAGTGATAGCCTCCTTGCCAAAGGCCCAGTTCTAATCACTTTCTACCGTGGTGACTGGTGCCCTTTTTGCAATTTGGCTCTGCGTTCTTTGCAACTGCATCTCGATGAATTTCACGCCAAAGGCGTGACTATCGTGGCCATCTCTCCTGAGCTGCCCAACTCTTCTCTATCTACTGCTGAGAAGAACGATCTCAAGTTTGAAGTTTTGTCGGATGTGGGCAACAAATTCGCTAGGCAGCTTGGGATCGTCTGGGATCAACCCCAGTCTGTTGAACCTATATTCAATGCGTTCGAAATTGATTTGAAAGTTCGAAATGGCGATGATTCTATGGCTGTGCCTATTCCGACAACTATTCTGGTTGATACAAAGGGAGTCGTGAGGAACATCCACATTGATCCTGATTATAGGCAGAGACTGGAGACTACCACTGCGCTTGCGTGGGTAGATTCTCTGTAG
- a CDS encoding uncharacterized protein (EggNog:ENOG41~TransMembrane:4 (i223-245o257-280i301-323o335-364i)), with translation MRKELAELAGRSSLLWGRTVRRLQIDDDLGGALGALIVCEAYTTNAVATKIKVNTLPSFATTERFLSEFRQLGDIYLPQRTRRNLGQIFFLQLHHANLNLFSDFLQSFTMDYAAPRMFMYDPREVELRRWNLKAIMTDSHLYRQLRSLAAELTATTESLLDVVLALDDGIGENSTRLAVLGAEIRGCSKDIMTRLSRISGDLDHNLQLLRLSKEMSQSSNVQMLTLLATIFLLLSLSAGVLSMQSRFKDLGDLLYDFFGAVVLLAAAVALLVVIMLLLSSAKELESRLFKYHWYKAILRPALLATIFGITLTLGALVLTSFVVGMFKDVVLGAKILGYVIAAAIGALVVIPYTVFMVFWLPTLWEFGGAKKKQSDLEGEPKGKEAVVGGSKDAGVKIQAEPSGSNCQDASSTAPTARAVNQSPEDTSR, from the exons ATGAGAAAAGAATTAGCCGAACTCGCCGGACGCTCAAGCTTGCTCTGGGGCCGGACTGTAAGGAGGCTACAGATAGATGATGACCTTGGCGGAGCACTGGGAG CCTTAATTGTATGCGAGGCGTATACAACCAATGCAGTTGCCACAAAGATCAAAGTCAATACATTGCCATCATTCGCAACCACAGAACGATTTCTATCAGAATTTAGACAGCTTGGGGACATATATCTCCCGCAGAGGACGAGACGCAATCTCGGGcaaatcttttttcttcagcttcACCATGCCAACCTTAACCTATTTTCTGACTTCTTACAGAGCTTCACAATGGATTATGCAGCCCCTCGCATGTTCATGTACGACCCTCGGGAAGTCGAACTGCGGCGCTGGAATCTTAAAGCCATCATGACGGACTCTCATCTCTATAGACAACTCAGAAGCCTTGCTGCCGAGCTGACAGCTACCACTGAGTCGTTGCTTGACGTCGTCTTGGCCCTGGATGACGGTATAGGGGAGAACAGCACAAGGCTGGCAGTTCTGGGTGCTGAGATCCGGGGCTGTAGCAAGGACATCATGACGCGTCTCAGCAGGATTTCAGGCGACCTGGATCACAATCTCCAGCTACTGAGACTATCCAAGGAAATGAGCCAGTCGAGCAACGTCCAGATGTTAACGCTTCTAGCTACAATTTTCCTACTTCTGTCCCTATCAGCAGGCGTCCTTAGTATGCAGTCACGCTTCAAGGACTTGGGCGATCTGCTGTACGATTTCTTCGGCGCTGTGGTTCTGCTCGCAGCGGCAGTTGCGCTTTTGGTTGTGATCATGCTTTTGCTCTCCTCGGCgaaagagctggagagcagACTCTTCAAGTACCATTGGTACAAGGCGATACTGCGTCCTGCTCTGTTGGCCACGATATTTGGCATCACGTTGACACTGGGCGCCCTCGTGCTAACATCCTTCGTGGTGGGCATGTTTAAAGACGTGGTACTTGGGGCAAAGATTCTGGGCTATGTAATCGCCGCGGCGATTGGCGCATTGGTGGTGATTCCATATACAGTTTTTATGGTGTTTTGGCTTCCCACCTTATGGGAATTCGGGGGggccaagaaaaagcaaagtgACCTCGAAGGCGAGccgaaaggaaaggaagctGTTGTTGGTGGCTCCAAGGATGCCGGTGTCAAGATACAAGCTGAGCCTTCTGGTTCCAATTGCCAGGATGCCAGCTCCACGGCGCCAACCGCGCGTGCTGTAAATCAGTCGCCAGAAGATACAAGTAGATAG
- a CDS encoding uncharacterized protein (EggNog:ENOG41): protein MVATFPHIGQGGPEEVESFEVKKAQYLAAAKTSPGQLWYKVIDEEQSLSPIVGGVCLTHWKEEQQPKHMPDESHNGFEPGSQIQKVSEQFYGQLHEWHSQIMRPREHIYGQAMWMLPEYRQLRAAPMIMQIIDELCDKHDIEGYGEFVQMSHGLGVKSGFELIRKEFLKINIDNATEETQKLIDDFQSEPIYLMVRPKKSDAKSTPRPSFVGLRESKL from the exons ATGGTAGCAACATTCCCTCACATAGGCCAAGGAGGGCCAGAAGAAGTTGAATCATTTGAGGTCAAGAAAGCTCAATATCTTGCCGCCGCAAAGACGAGTCCTGGACAGCTATGGTACAAGGTCATTGATGAAGAGCAATCGCTTTCTCCCATTGTTGGTGGCGTGTGCTTAACGCACTGGAAAGAGGAGCAACAGCCGAAGCATATGCCAGATGAGTCCCATAATGGATTCGAACCGGGATCGCAGATTCAGAAGGTGTCTGAGCAGTTTTACGGACAGCTTCATGAGTGGCACAGCCAAATAATGCGGCCACGCGAGCATATAT ATGGCCAAGCCATGTGGATGCTCCCAGAGTATCGCCAACTTCGCGCTGCGCCAATGATTATGCAAATAATTGACGAACTTTGTGATAAACATGACATCGAAGGATACGGTGAATTCGTGCAAATGAGCCACGGTTTGGGAGTTAAGAGTGGTTTTGAACTTATACGCAAAGAGTTTTTGAAGATCAATATCGATAATGCAACTGAGGAAACTCAAAAACTAATTGACGATTTCCAATCAGAGCCAATATACTTGATGGTGAGACCGAAGAAGAGCGACGCGAAAAGCACTCCTCGGCCCAGCTTTGTTGGGCTAAGAGAGTCAAAGCTATAG
- a CDS encoding uncharacterized protein (EggNog:ENOG41) produces the protein MTDLNVYQDDSVTLPKADHVQLIEDLFHQFLLAQKATLSPQIVDIATKEDTAQMRDATIPKADGMPMDQVISDMVKIMSHRVAMEHPKFFGLIPSPINENSYLGNIITTMFNVGTGSWYQGSGPSTVEDTLIKWMAEQAGLPSSAGGVFVSGGTMANLTAVVTARDAMLQFDQRPKAVIYASKETHVSVTKGLTVAGFLRSQIHRVESDSDFRIDPQSLRRQIAIDRKNGLVPFLIAGSCGFTNTGGIDDLNALADIAQEENLWLHVDGAYGASVVLSKDHKGCADGLGRANSLSWDPHKWLFQIYDCGLVLVRDKRHLVQSFNTEASYIRDAEEVNTDTVNFWNRGIEMSRSARGLKLWFTLQRVGLEKMGEMIDHGIYLAEFAEQTFRELENWEILSTASLGMFNFRYIPPMENLDPSLDVEKCCDDINAAISRLAVERNIAAPMTTRLRKALNLRMCTISPELSREQLFEVIQSIDLIAKEVEASFLKEHVFKL, from the coding sequence ATGACTGATCTTAATGTCTACCAAGATGATAGTGTTACGCTGCCGAAAGCAGACCATGTACAGTTGATTGAAGATCTTTTTCATCAGTTCTTGCTCGCACAGAAGGCAACTCTGTCACCTCAAATTGTCGACATTGCGACTAAGGAAGATACTGCACAAATGCGAGATGCCACAATACCAAAGGCAGATGGTATGCCTATGGATCAAGTCATAAGTGATATGGTCAAGATCATGTCCCACCGAGTGGCAATGGAGCACCCCAAGTTTTTTGGTCTCATTCCATCACCCATAAACGAAAATTCATATTTGGGGAACATAATAACAACCATGTTTAACGTTGGTACTGGTAGTTGGTATCAAGGCTCCGGCCCTAGCACTGTCGAGGATACCCTCATAAAGTGGATGGCTGAGCAGGCAGGCCTTCCATCTTCTGCTGGTGGTGTCTTTGTGTCTGGAGGCACAATGGCTAACTTGACTGCTGTCGTAACTGCGCGAGATGCCATGCTACAGTTTGATCAGAGACCAAAAGCAGTGATCTATGCTTCGAAAGAGACTCACGTTTCCGTGACCAAAGGCCTGACTGTGGCGGGCTTTCTCCGAAGCCAGATCCATCGCGTGGAATCCGACTCAGATTTTCGGATCGACCCCCAGAGTCTGCGTCGGCAAATTGCGATTGATAGGAAGAATGGCTTGGTGCCGTTCTTAATCGCTGGAAGTTGCGGGTTTACTAATACCGGAGGCATAGATGACCTAAATGCGCTTGCAGATATAGCCCAGGAGGAAAATCTATGGCTGCACGTCGATGGTGCCTACGGGGCATCTGTAGTTCTCTCAAAAGATCACAAGGGCTGCGCCGACGGTCTTGGGAGAGCAAATAGCTTGTCTTGGGATCCTCATAAATGGCTGTTCCAAATCTATGACTGTGGCCTGGTACTTGTCCGGGACAAGCGCCACCTGGTACAAAGCTTCAACACAGAGGCTTCATATATTCGGGACGCAGAAGAGGTGAATACCGATACGGTGAATTTCTGGAATCGCGGTATCGAGATGTCTCGCTCTGCCCGAGGGTTGAAGCTCTGGTTCACCCTCCAACGAGTGGGCCTCgagaagatgggagaaaTGATTGATCATGGAATCTACCTTGCTGAATTCGCGGAACAGACTTTCCGAGAGCTTGAGAACTGGGAAATCCTATCAACAGCCTCGTTGGGGATGTTCAATTTTCGGTATATTCCCCCGATGGAGAACCTTGACCCCAGCCTGGATGTTGAGAAGTGTTGCGATGATATCAACGCCGCTATTTCTCGACTGGCAGTGGAACGAAACATCGCGGCACCGATGACGACGAGACTCCGCAAGGCTTTGAATCTTCGGATGTGCACGATATCCCCGGAGCTGAGCAGAGAGCAGCTCTTTGAGGTTATCCAGAGCATCGATCTGATCGCCAAGGAAGTTGAGGCGTCTTTTCTAAAGGAACATGTTTTTAAGCTCTGA